A single region of the Triticum dicoccoides isolate Atlit2015 ecotype Zavitan chromosome 2B, WEW_v2.0, whole genome shotgun sequence genome encodes:
- the LOC119364824 gene encoding dol-P-Glc:Glc(2)Man(9)GlcNAc(2)-PP-Dol alpha-1,2-glucosyltransferase-like isoform X2, translating to MAMVCGILVHDLLLCIKPGIGKTKATAYAILVALYPVHWFFTFLYYTDVASLAAVLAMYLSCLKKRFWVSALFGALSILFRQTNVIWMIFFAANGAIAYVQDLSLSDCLSDENSEPTNKSRTEVSDRDSKVSALGLRRRRTNHPISKRGVVSGSTKLHTSFTEELFDIGFKLWNSKCKVLITFAPFAIVLVVFVAFIIWNGGIVLGAKEAHVVSPHFAQLLYFGLVSATALLPWHFTPGRVSDLFHWCRKNKTFSSLAMLIALGLGFGAVHLFSIAHPYLLADNRHYTFYIWRKVIQAHWMMKYILVPLYMYSWFSVINILGKSQPRVWVVSFVFSVALVLVPAPLVEFRYYTIPLVILVLNSPVISNGKLLALGSAYAAVDLFTLVMFLSRPFHWGHEPGTQRFMW from the exons ATGGCAATGGTCTGCGGTATTCTTGTCCATGACCTGCTTCTGTGTATCAAGCCAGGAATTGGCAAGACGAAGGCAACTGCTTATGCTATTCTTGTAGCGTTGTATCCTGTTCACTGGTTCTTTACCTTTCTGTATTATACTGATGTCGCATCATTAGCTGCAGTTCTTGCGATGTACCTGTCCTGCTTGAAGAAACGGTTTTGGGTCAGCGCACTG TTCGGTGCTCTCTCAATACTTTTCCGGCAGACTAATGTAATATGGATGATATTTTTTGCTGCCAATGGAGCCATTGCATATGTACAAGATCTTTCTCTCAGTGACTGCCTTTCTGATGAGAACAGTGAACCAACAAATAAGTCAAGAACAGAAGTGTCTGACAGGGATAGCAAAGTAAGTGCTTTAGGTTTGAGAAGACGACGAACTAATCACCCCATAAGTAAGAGGGGAGTTGTTTCTGGATCTACTAAATTGCACACCA GTTTTACAGAAGAACTATTCGACATTGGCTTCAAGTTATGGAATTCAAAGTGTAAAGTTTTAATCACTTTTGCACCATTCGCAATAGTTCTGGTGGTATTTGTAGCATTTATAATCTGGAATGGTGGCATAGTACTAG GTGCCAAGGAAGCTCATGTTGTTTCACCACATTTTGCACAGTTATTGTACTTTGGTCTAGTGTCAGCTACTGCCCTCCTACCGTGGCATTTTACTCCCGGACGAGTATCAGACTTATTCCACTGGTGTAGAAAGAACAAAACCTTTAGTTCTCTGGCAATGCTGATAGCTCTTGGTTTAGGCTTTGGGGCTGTACATTTATTCAG CATTGCTCATCCGTATCTTTTGGCTGACAATAGACATTACACCTTCTATATCTGGAGGAAGGTCATCCAAGCTCACTGGATGATGAAATACATTTTGGTTCCACTCTATATGTACTCATGGTTTTCAGTCATCAACATCTTAG GGAAATCGCAGCCAAGAGTTTGGGTGGTGTCCTTTGTTTTCTCAGTTGCGTTGGTTCTCGTCCCTGCCCCGTTGGTCGAATTTAGATACTACACAATCCCATTGGTCATACTGGTGCTCAATTCCCCGGTCATCAGTAATGGCAAATTGCTTGCTTTGGGGTCTGCATATGCTGCTGTGGATTTGTTCACTCTGGTGATGTTTCTGTCCAGACCATTCCATTGGGGCCATGAGCCGGGAACACAAAGGTTCATGTGGTAG
- the LOC119364824 gene encoding dol-P-Glc:Glc(2)Man(9)GlcNAc(2)-PP-Dol alpha-1,2-glucosyltransferase-like isoform X1: MGRLAVAAAVAAWAIPIAALVDSIVPDPYMDEIFHVPQAQQYCRGDFLTWDPMITTPPGLYYISLAYVASLFPGAWAIKVAEAFDPLCTTALLRSTNVIMAMVCGILVHDLLLCIKPGIGKTKATAYAILVALYPVHWFFTFLYYTDVASLAAVLAMYLSCLKKRFWVSALFGALSILFRQTNVIWMIFFAANGAIAYVQDLSLSDCLSDENSEPTNKSRTEVSDRDSKVSALGLRRRRTNHPISKRGVVSGSTKLHTSFTEELFDIGFKLWNSKCKVLITFAPFAIVLVVFVAFIIWNGGIVLGAKEAHVVSPHFAQLLYFGLVSATALLPWHFTPGRVSDLFHWCRKNKTFSSLAMLIALGLGFGAVHLFSIAHPYLLADNRHYTFYIWRKVIQAHWMMKYILVPLYMYSWFSVINILGKSQPRVWVVSFVFSVALVLVPAPLVEFRYYTIPLVILVLNSPVISNGKLLALGSAYAAVDLFTLVMFLSRPFHWGHEPGTQRFMW; the protein is encoded by the exons ATGGGAAGGCTGGCCGTTGCCGCCGCGGTGGCCGCATGGGCTATCCCGATCGCCGCCTTGGTTGACTCCATCGTGCCTGACCCCTACATG GATGAGATATTCCATGTTCCCCAGGCGCAGCAATATTGCCGTGGAGATTTCTTAACGTGGGATCCCATGATCACCACCCCTCCTGGCCT GTACTACATTTCTCTAGCATATGTTGCTTCTCTGTTCCCTGGTGCATGGGCTATTAAGGTAGCAGAGGCATTTGACCCCCTTTGCACCACGGCACTTCTCCGGTCCACTAATGTTATAATGGCAATGGTCTGCGGTATTCTTGTCCATGACCTGCTTCTGTGTATCAAGCCAGGAATTGGCAAGACGAAGGCAACTGCTTATGCTATTCTTGTAGCGTTGTATCCTGTTCACTGGTTCTTTACCTTTCTGTATTATACTGATGTCGCATCATTAGCTGCAGTTCTTGCGATGTACCTGTCCTGCTTGAAGAAACGGTTTTGGGTCAGCGCACTG TTCGGTGCTCTCTCAATACTTTTCCGGCAGACTAATGTAATATGGATGATATTTTTTGCTGCCAATGGAGCCATTGCATATGTACAAGATCTTTCTCTCAGTGACTGCCTTTCTGATGAGAACAGTGAACCAACAAATAAGTCAAGAACAGAAGTGTCTGACAGGGATAGCAAAGTAAGTGCTTTAGGTTTGAGAAGACGACGAACTAATCACCCCATAAGTAAGAGGGGAGTTGTTTCTGGATCTACTAAATTGCACACCA GTTTTACAGAAGAACTATTCGACATTGGCTTCAAGTTATGGAATTCAAAGTGTAAAGTTTTAATCACTTTTGCACCATTCGCAATAGTTCTGGTGGTATTTGTAGCATTTATAATCTGGAATGGTGGCATAGTACTAG GTGCCAAGGAAGCTCATGTTGTTTCACCACATTTTGCACAGTTATTGTACTTTGGTCTAGTGTCAGCTACTGCCCTCCTACCGTGGCATTTTACTCCCGGACGAGTATCAGACTTATTCCACTGGTGTAGAAAGAACAAAACCTTTAGTTCTCTGGCAATGCTGATAGCTCTTGGTTTAGGCTTTGGGGCTGTACATTTATTCAG CATTGCTCATCCGTATCTTTTGGCTGACAATAGACATTACACCTTCTATATCTGGAGGAAGGTCATCCAAGCTCACTGGATGATGAAATACATTTTGGTTCCACTCTATATGTACTCATGGTTTTCAGTCATCAACATCTTAG GGAAATCGCAGCCAAGAGTTTGGGTGGTGTCCTTTGTTTTCTCAGTTGCGTTGGTTCTCGTCCCTGCCCCGTTGGTCGAATTTAGATACTACACAATCCCATTGGTCATACTGGTGCTCAATTCCCCGGTCATCAGTAATGGCAAATTGCTTGCTTTGGGGTCTGCATATGCTGCTGTGGATTTGTTCACTCTGGTGATGTTTCTGTCCAGACCATTCCATTGGGGCCATGAGCCGGGAACACAAAGGTTCATGTGGTAG
- the LOC119364822 gene encoding calmodulin-binding receptor-like cytoplasmic kinase 3 translates to MVAATATEMFLVCFESLCPCFRSKRKDGSEDPVLAKDGNSLSSSEMRSISDRIPSSPLRVPASPSRFSLSSPPSRNDPLNLSLETVIKLTRNFSPALMIGESYFGKAYRMDLQNGLVVAIKRARKEHFASLHAEFKNEIALLKKIEHRNLVQLLGYIDKGNERIVITEFVSNGTLREHLDGQHGLILGFSQRLEIAIDVAHGLTYLHLYAEKPIIHRDVKSSNILLTEGFRAKVADFGFARIGSTDPGQSEIQTDVKGTAGYVDPEYLRTNYLTVKSDVFSYGILLLEILSGRRPIEVNRGGREKITVRWAFERYNKGNVQEILDPMLTESVNEDILNKIFDVMFQCVAPTRADRPHMKEVVEKLWKIRRDYAKTQNRAEGSL, encoded by the exons ATGGTAGCCGCTACAGCTACAGAAATGTTTCTTGTGTGCTTTGAATCCTTGTGCCCCTGTTTTCGCTCAAAAAGGAAGGATGGAAGTGAAGATCCTGTTCTTGCAAAAGACGGAAATTCCT TGAGTTCTTCTGAAATGAGGTCAATTTCTGACAGAATTCCCTCGAGTCCTCTTCGGGTACCTGCAAGTCCATCTAGATTTTCATTATCTTCACCGCCAAGTAGAAATGATCCATTGAACCTCAGTCTTGAAACTGTTATTAAACTGACACGTAACTTTTCACCGGCCTTGATGATTGGCGAAAGTTATTTTGGAAAGGCCTACAGAATGGACTTGCAAAATGGCCTTGTTGTGGCTATTAAAAGGGCAAGAAAG GAACATTTTGCTTCTTTACATGCAGAATTCAAAAATGAAATTGCACTACTAAAAAAAATCGAACACAGGAATCTGGTCCAGTTACTTGGATATATTGACAAAGGGAATGAAAGAATTGTCATAACCGAGTTTGTGTCAAATGGCACTCTTAGGGAACATTTGGATG GACAACATGGGCTAATATTGGGCTTCAGTCAGCGGCTTGAAATAGCCATAGATGTTGCCCATGGATTGACTTATCTGCATCTATATGCAG AGAAGCCCATTATACACCGGGATGTGAAGTCATCAAACATTCTACTAACTGAAGGCTTCAGGGCAAAAGTAGCCGACTTCGGATTTGCAAGAATTGGTTCAACAGATCCAGGCCAGTCAGAGATTCAAACTGATGTGAAAGGAACAGCTGGCTATGTGGATCCAGAGTATCTGCGGACAAACTATCTGACAGTCAAGAGTGATGTGTTCTCTTACGGCATCTTGCTCCTGGAAATCCTATCAGGTCGTCGTCCTATTGAGGTGAACAGAGGAGGAAGAGAAAAGATTACCGTGCGATGG GCCTTCGAGAGATATAACAAAGGCAATGTCCAGGAGATACTGGATCCGATGTTGACCGAATCAGTAAACGAGGACATACTGAATAAGATTTTCGATGTAATGTTCCAATGCGTCGCTCCTACTCGTGCGGACAGGCCACATATGAAAGAGGTTGTGGAGAAGCTCTGGAAGATACGGAGGGACTATGCTAAAACCCAAAACAGAGCAGAAGGATCTCTTTAA